Within Oribacterium sp. oral taxon 102, the genomic segment GCAGCATGAGTTCTGTCCGCAGCGCCGTAGACAGCATGCTGGACAGCATAGAGTACTTCTCACAGCAGCATATACCAAAGCTTCCCGCCCCGGAAGCCATCGCCACCGCGTCAATTATAAACAGCCCCAAAAAGGTCTACTGGGGTACAGAAGGACTGCGGGAGGCCGTCATACGCTTTCTGGGCTCCGCCGCGCAGGAGGGCGGCGAGCTTTGGCTCTACTCTGACCAGAATATGGAATGGATGGTAGGGGATTCCTCCTTCTGCACCGCGTGGACAGCTCTGATGGTAGCCTGCCTGCGCCGCGGTGTGAAAATGCGTATCATACACAATGTCGATCGCAGCACAGAGGAACTATTGCCCGCGATACAGAAATGGGTTCCCCTCTATCTCTCCGGACTGATTGAACCTTATGTATGCCGCTTGGAACCGGATCACCGCTTTGCAAAGACCATCTTTCTGCGCTGCGGCGGCTCCTGCATTCTCGCTTCCGTTCTCCGCGGCAGTGAGGATGTGGGACGCTATGAATATCTGACCGACACGAGGATGCTGGAGTTTGCGGCCGCCCAGTATGAAGGATTGATGGCAAATTCCCGCGCGCTGCTTCGCGTTTATACGGACGACTACCGTACACGGCTCACCATAAGCCCGGAGGAATCGAGCCTTCAGTGCCTGCTCTCCTCACTCTCCTTCGGAACCATGCCGAAAAAGCTGCTCGCTGACATTCTGGCGCGCAATGAAATCCATGACACAGAGCGGAAAAATATCATCGCTTTTCACTCGCATCAGCGAACCCTCTTCCAGTCTGTCATAAAAAAGGGAATGTGCAGCGAATACCTGGCACTGCCCAGCGATGAAGCACTCTTTTCAGCACAGGTGAGAATCAATCTTCCCTACGCGCTCTCAAAGCGCATGCTCTTCTACACCGCTGAGGAATATGCCGCGCACATACATGAGCTGCTTCATCTGCTGGACGGCAAAGACGGCGGCTACGAGCTCATACTTCTCCCGGAGCTCCCCTTCTCCAGAATACAGATCGCCGTGACGAATACGCAGCTCGATGTCATTCTCACAGAGAACCCGCGCCGTACCTTCTTCTTTACGGATCCTCGCATGATACACGCATTTCAGGAATACTTCTCCGCAATGAAGCAGCGCTATGCCACGACGCCCCAACACACGCGTCAGCAGCTGATGCAATTTCTGGGGGACTGCTAAAGTCCCCCGCCTGTCTGATGTGTTTTCTGTGCCGGAATGCCCACATGCCCTGTACATAAAAAACCTCCCGCAGGCATACGCCGCGGAAGGCAGGTGTAAAGCACGAAAAACAGATATCAGCTGCAGAAAACAGGTATCGAGCACGGAAAACAGGTAGCAAGCATGGAAAGCAGATATCCGTTACGGAAAGCAGGCTCTTCAGGCTGTGAAGCTCCGATACAGCGCTGCCTGATCGTAAATGCACTGCCATGTCCCGGAGCCGTACGCCGTCACGACGATATAGTGCTTCCCGGAGGCGGAGGTTCCGTAGCTCGCCGCACAGAACATGGACTGCCGCACATAGCCTGTCTTCGCCATCCGCACCGCAGCACCGCCCAGCTTCTGATCCTCGATCCGCCGCAGGAAGAGATTGGAGAAGCTCAAGCCGCTCGCGTGCTTGTTGGTCGCTGCCGTCGTATATTTGTGCGCAGAGAGCACCTCCCGCGCCAGCGGGTTCTTCATCGCTGCGTTCAGAATCTCCGCCATATCTCCGAGCGTCGTCCTGTGCTCTGCATGGTAGAGCCCGGTCGCATTGGTAAAATGCGTGTTCGCGGAAAGCCCCAGCTCCTGCGCCTTCTGGTTCATCAGCTTCACAAAGGCCTCGTCCGATCCTGCGATATGCCGCGTCAGCACCATCACTGCATCCGCGCCGGAGGGGAGGACGATTCCATACAGCAGATCCTTCACCCGCACCTGCTCTCCCGCCGTAAAGCCGCAGTTACTGGCATCGTGCGCATGGATATAGTCCACGATATCCTGCGTGACGGTCAGCTTCTCCTCCAGATTCGAAACCCGCTCCGCACAGACCAGCACCGTCATGATCTTCGTCATAGAGGCGGGATAGATAACCTGCGAGGCGTTCTTCGCCGCGACCAGCCTGTTCTGATCCAGATCGTAGACTGCCGCGTATCTGCTGTTGACGGCATCCCCGATCGCCTGCGTCGCACTGTCTGCCGTAAGCTTCGACAGATTCCCGCTCGCCGCGGAAAACGCTGCGCTGTTCTGTGCCGCGGCTGCCGTCGTTTCCGGTACAGACTCTGCGGCAGTCTCAGAAGCGGCGTTCTGTCTCTCCCCTATATCCTGCACCGGCCCGTATTCGCTGATCCCCAGCAGCCTCTCCTCCGCATACGCATCCGCCGCAGCTCCTGGCAGCACTGTACCGAAGCCGAGAGAAAGGCACAGACTCATCCCTACTGCCGCCGCAAGTTTCCCGCTTCTTTTAAACCATTTCATTTTTCCGCCCCTCTCTCGAATCCGTGGCGCCTTTCTTTTTGGCTCTGGTTTTTCATAGCTTATTTAACACTGTCCACGAATCGTGCCAGCAGTATTTCTTGAATCCATTTCCCGTCGTCAGCTTACTTTTTCATCAGCCGACGACCGGGCTGCACCTCAGCCGGCTGCAAGCCGCACGTGCAGCTCCGCTGTCTTCGGCAAAGTGCAGAGCCGTTCCGACTCCCTGCCGTCTCTTTCAAAGCATTCATTCACATATAAAAATAAGGTCTCCGACGCTTTTATGCAAGCGACGAAAACCTTACGTTTTCTCCACAGACCGGCTTCCTGTCTGTCATATCCAAAGGGGGAAGCCTCCACTGCCCTCAAATATTCTTCTACTCTCTTTTCTCTTTTCTTTCCTCTGCTCTCTATCCTTTCTTCTCTCTACGCTCTGCTTTCTTCGTCCCTTCTCTCCATGGCGTGCACCATGTTTACGACGAAGCGGTGGCTCGGAACCTCGATGCCGAGCCTCTCTGCGGCACGCACGACAGAGCCGCTGATGGTATCCACCTCGGTTCTTCTGCCGCTTCGGAGATCCGCGCAGATAGAGGTAATCCCCTCCGGAGAATTCACAGAGGTCTGGCGGATCTTCTCCGCAAGCGCCGCCTCATCCGCCAAAAGTCCCATGGCATGCGCGACCTCAACCGCTTCATGAAGCAGCGCAGAAGTCAGCTGCCATGCGCTCTCGTTCCGGCTGATATAGCCCATCTTCACCTGCAGAATCCCTGTCACAGCACTCAGAGAAACATTGGTGAAGAGCTTATCCCAGATCAGCTGCTGAATATTTTCATGGATTCGGACATGGAAGCCACAGGTCTCGAAGCTTTCCTTCAGCTTCAGAAGGAAGCCCTCTCTATCCTCGCAGAGCATCCCGACATTGGTATTCCCGACACCGCCGCGGCGGACATGTCCGAGCCCGAGCACCGCGCCATTGTCTTCTGTCGTTCCGATAATGATATGCTCACGATCTACAAACTCTCCGAGGATGTCCTCATGTCCGGAGCCGTTCTGCAGGGTCAGAATACGGGTGTTTTTCCCAAGCATCGCCCTGTTTCCCTCCAGCGCCGCTCTGGAATAAAGCGCCTTCACGAAGAGGATCACGAGATCCATCTCCGGCAGCCCCTCTGCGCTCTGCACTGCCCTCGGATGGTAGACATTGCTGCCGCCGTCCTCCTCGAGCACGAGGCCCTCCGCATTGATCTGCTGTACCAGCTTGTCATAGGTATCGATCAGATATACCTCATTGTGCTGCGACAGATGGCCCCCGTAAATCGAGCCCATCGCCCCCGCACCGATTACCGCTATCCTCATAGCGCCGTCCTCTCCTTATGAAAACTCAGCAAGCCCCTCAATGGCATAGGCATGAACCGGGCTGGAATCCAGTCCCTTGATCGGAAGTCCTGCGAAGGAAATAAAGAAGACGTCCTTCTGAAGCGCCTCCAGATTCTTCAGTACCTCGATGAAAATGATGTTCTCCGCGAGCAGGATATCATGGAACGGCTTCACATCCTCATTGCAGTTCTCGATGGAAACACCGTCGCCGAAGCCGACCGCCTTCACCTTCTTCGCACGAAACCACTCCGCCGTTTCCGCATTGACGAAGAGCCGCTTGTCGATCTCGGTATTCGTGTCCTTCGTGAACGGATTCAGCTTATAGGAGGAGTCGATAATGACGATATCCCCCTCCCGTACCTTTCCTGCGCAGCGATCCAGATCCGCCGCAGTGATATGTCCGTTCGGTGCGATGCTGTCCTTGAAATCCACATAGACGCCGCGTCCCAGGAAGGTGCTGAGCGGAACCTCCGTCACATCCGGCCAGTTATCGTCGTGATGATAGGGACACTCCGCATGCGTGCCGAGGTGGGACATAATGTCGAAGTTGGTGTGAAAATCCGGGATCAGTCCTCCGGTATTGAAGCGGTCCAGCTTACATCTTCTGGTCTCCGTTGCAGGATCCACCAGCTTGGAAAGATCCACAAGTCGTAATCCGTTTCCCAAATCATAAACCGTCTGCATACATTCCTCCTTTTAAAATGAATTATATTTTTGTATCCACAGCCATTCGCACCTTCGCGATGTTTACACATCGCTTTGTGTGACGCGCTTACAGCAATTATAATACAACAAGCAGCGCTCCCACGATGCAGCAGATGCTCACAAAAATGGAAATCGAGTTGATCGCACTGGCAAGTCCCACATCCAGTCCGAGCTCCGAGGTGAAGGCGGGTGCGGCAGAGCCGAGCGGCGCGAACACCAGAATGCACAGCGTCTGCCGTACCTCCTGCGCGAACGGAAGCAGATAACAGAAGCCGATCGCCAGCAGCAGCGCTGTCCCGTAGCGTACTGCGATCACACGGACGATCGCTGCCGTCTGCTCCCGGCTTCCGGAAAGATGAAAGCCCACACCGATCATCAGCATCGCCAGAAAAGCATTGCTGTTTCCGATGATGCCCGCAAAATCCGTCACTGCAGGCGGGACATGGATATGCAGAAGCGCCAGTACGGTCATCAGCAGGTACACATCAAACGGCAGGGAGCGGAGCAGCTTCCGGAAAAGCTCCCGCACGGAAAACCTCCCTTCTCCGTTCAATGCGAAGCTCGCCATGCTGTAGGAAGCGCCCAGACAGATCACCGCATTTCCCGCATCGAAGAGGCTCGTCGCGATGACGCCCGCCGGTCCCAGAAATCCCTGGACAAACGGCAGCGTGAAGTTCCCGATGTTGTATCCGGGCAGGTTCATCACTGCAAAGGCTCTGCTTTCCCGATCCCTGCCAGCACTCATCAGGAAAGCGAGCAGAATGTAGAGCGCACCGCTCAGAAATCCCAGCAGACTGAGCCCCAGCATCCCTGCCGAAACCTCCTTATTGGCAAAGCTCGATACAATCGCTGCCGGAAGCGAGATCTTCAGCACAATCTTCGACAGCACCGGGAAGTCTTCCTCGCGGAAGAATCCCAGCTGCCGGAGCACATTTCCCAGCAGGATAATGCCGATAAAGCACAGCGCCTGCGTCAATACAGCGCCTATCCCCATTCTCTGCCTCGCTTAGAAGAGTCCCGGAAACAGTGCTGATGGAATCGCAAGCCAGAGATTCGGGAACAGCAGCATTAACAGCAGCACCACCAGCGAGGACAGGAAATATGGGAGTGTCCCCTTGAAGGCATCCTCTATCGTGATTCCGCTGATGGAGGAGGCGAGCAGGAGACAGAGACCGTACGGCGGTGTCACCAGTCCGAGCGCCAGTGTCACTACGATGATGAGTCCGAGAATAACCGGGCTGATCCCAAGTGCCACGGCAGACGGCAGAATGATCGGCACGAAGAGAATCATCGCCGGCACCGCATCCATAAAGGTGCCTACGAAAAGGAAGAACGCCACCACCACAAGCAGGAATACCAGTCTTCCGCCGGCGAGCCCCAGGAAGAAGTTCTGCACCAGAACATTCAGCTGATAGTAGCTGAGCAGCTCACCCAGCGCATTGGCAGTCGCCAGTGCGAAGAGGGAGAGGGATGACATCTTCATAGTCTCTATGAGGATGCGCGGAAGATTTCCGACCTTGATCGTCCTGTAAAAGAAGATTCCCACAAGCAGAGCATACATACAGGCAAACGCCGCCGACTCCGTCGGTGTGAACATTCCGGAAACGATGCCGCCGATCAGGATGATCGGGGTCAGCAGCGCCGGCATGGAACGATACACCAGCTTCAATGCCTCCCGGATCGGCACTCTCTTGCACTTCGGGAAATTCTTTTTCTTCGCGTAGAACTTCACCACAGCCATCATTGCGAGCCCCAGCAGGATACCCGGTACGATACCGGTCATGAACAGTGCGCCGGTGCTCACATTCGCAATGCCGGCATAGACGACCATCGTGATGCTGGGCGGGATAATGGAGCCAAGCGTCGAAGAGGCTGCCGTAACACCGACCGAAGTCCCCTTATCATAGCCCTGCTTCTCCATTGCCGGAATGAAGATCTTGCCGACGCCGGCGGTATCCGCCTGAGAGGATCCGGAGATCCCGGCAAAGATCATGGAAACGAGAATATTGGAATACGCAAGTCCGCCCTGAAAATGCCCGACCAGCGCATTGCAGCAGTCAATCAGCTTCTCGGTGATCTCGCCCTCATTCATCAGATTCGCCGCCAAAATGAAGAGCGGTACAGCGAGCAGCGTGAAGCTGTTCAGCCCGTTGAACATCTTGGTGAATACAACGGTATTGGGGATCGCGGAAAGAGAATGAATCCCAATGAAGGAAACCAGCCCCAGTCCGTAGCAGATCGGAACACCGATCGCGATGCTCGCGACAAAGATAATTACCAGTAAGGCTGCCATTTAATTCTCTCCTTTCGCGAGCTTCTCAAGATCCTCTGCAATCTGTGCCGCAGTGTAAATCGCCGCGCTCAGTCCGGAGAGCGGCAGACAGAGCCAGGTCGGCCCTCTCTTAAAGGACGGAATATTGACCCAGGTATAATTCCAGAACTGCTTTGTGATCAGAACGCCGTAGTACACCATCAGCACAGAAAAGATCAGTACAACCACTGCGATCACGATCTCCAGTATCAGTCTGGCACGCTCATTCTTCAGTGTGTCATAGAGCGAGGTGAAGGCAAAATGCCTTCTCTCATAGACCATCGCGCCCGCCCCCATAAATACAGCCCAGATGAAGGAATACATGGAGACATCCTCCGTCCAGGTCGCCGCAATCCCCAGATACCGGGAGAGCATCTGTATAACCACGGTAATCAGGAAGATAAAGAGGAAGCCCGCACCGATACCGATCTGGATTCTCTGTATAGTCTGAATTGCTTTTTTCATCTCATTCCTCTTCTAAGTATAAGGACAGCAGCCAAGAGCCGCTGTCCCGAAAAAGCTGTAATTACTTCGCTGCCGCACGGATCATTTCGAGTTCTTCGGTCATGTTATTGTCTGCCGCAAACTTGTCCTGAATCGGAAGTGCAATCGCCTTGAAGGCATCGATGTCCATATCCTCGAAATTGGTTACCTCTGCACCGTCTGCAATGACCTTCTCCTTGGACTCCTTGAACATCCGGTAAACGACCTCACGTTCCTCCTTGGTGCAGGCCTCGACGCCCTCGTCGATCCAGCCCTTCTGCTCGTCAGTCAGACCGTCATAGAAGTTTCCATTCATCAGCAGGAGACGGGTAGTATAGTCATGATGCGTCTCACAGATATAGTGCCCGTTGCCGGTCTTGTGGTGCTCCTTCAGCATCAGAGAGGTGTAATCATTCTCTGCAGAATCTACGACGCCCTGCTGAAGCGCCTGATAGAGCTCGCCCCATGCTACCGAGGTCGGAACGGCACCGCAGCCCTTCCAGAACTCCTGCTGCACCTGTGAGGACTGGGTACGGATCGTCATGCCCTTCAGATCTGCCGGCGTCTTGATCGGCTTCTTGCCATAGTAATCGCGGACAGAAGAGCTCCAGTAGGACATGATCTTAAAATTGTTTCCGGTCTTCTCCTTCACAACATCCTTCATCTTCGCGCCGAACTCTCCGTCAAGCGCCGCCTCCCAATGGTCAAAGCTGTTGAAAAGGTAGTTCAGGGAGAAGATATCAACCTGCGGAACACCGATCCCGGTCATGAATCCCGGAGATGCGACGATCATATTTGCCGCCCCCATCTCAAGCTTTTCAACCAGCTCGGACTCGTTCTCTCCGAGCGTTCCCTTGTGCACCGTTACGGAAATTTTGCCGCCGGACTTCTCCTCTACTACCTCCTTGAACTTATCCAGTCCATAGGAATACGGATTTTCCTCAGAGGTCTGGTTCGAAGCGACGATCAGGTTCAGCTCCGCTGCCCCGTTCCCTGCGGATGCGGATGCTGCTGCCGGAGCCGAGCTGCCTGCCGCTGCGCTGCTGCCGGTCGTCCCGCCTGCCGGCGCGGCGCTGCCGCAGGCGGCAAGCGATACTGCTGCCAAAATCCCTGCCAATACGAGTGATAAGCTTTTTTTCATAGTTTTACCCCTTTGTATGTGTACCGCCGCCGCTATGGCCGCGGTCAGTCAACGTTTCCCTGTCCGGAGCACCTCACAGCAGCTCCATGACGTTTGCTCCCTGTATAGCTGTATAAACAAGCTACATTGCCCTGATCTGCTCCCAGACCTCCTCGACCACCGGAATGCCGTGCTCGAGATTCTCTCTGCGGGTATTCCGCTCCCGCTCTCCCGGGTGTCGGATTTCTCCGCCGGATTCAACCGGCGTCGAGCTGCGAAGATCCGCTATCAGCTCCTCCACGATCCGATCCGTGGTTTCCACGCCGCTGAATCTGCGGGGATCCATCGCGATCAGAATCTGGGAAAGCCCCACCTCCGAGGAGAAGGTTCCGATCTTTTGCACCGAATTCGCATCGGTCATCATCGTCGCGATCAGATCCAGCAGGATCGAAAGCCCCGAGCCCTTCCAGTAGCCCATCGGAAGCACTCTCCATGTCTTCTCGATCTTCGCCGGATCGGTCGTGAGATTTCCCTCCTCATCATAGCCGCCCGGAACCGGAAGCTGCTGTCCCTTCAGTATCGTCTCCTCGATCTTGCCGTAGGAGAATTGTGAAAGCGCGCAGTCCACGACGATATGTGCGCCGTCGCTCCGCGGCACGGCGAGGATCAGCGGATTATTCCCGATTTTCCGCTCCACGCCGCCCCATGCCGGCATATTCGGCATCGTGTTCGACCAGCAGATCCCGATGAAGCCTGCCTCTGCCGCCTGCCAGCCATAGCTGCCGCCCCGCATCCAATGATTATTGTTGCCGAGTGCGACCATACCGATGCCGTATTCCTTCGCAAGCGCACAGGCCCGATCCATCGCCAGCTTCGCGTTCAGCGGCCCGAAGCCGCGGTGTCCGTCCCATCGCTCCATCGCGCCGAAGCGCATTACACAGCTTGCCACCGCCTGCGGATCGATCTCCCCCTTATCCAGATACGAAATCACCCTCGGGAAGCGGTTGACGCCGTGGCTGTAAACCCCGTCCAGACTATTCTGCGCAAAAACCTCTGCGGCACTCTCAGCATTCTCCTCTGAGAAGCCGCGGCTCAGCAGTATCCTTCGAAACGTATCCTTCAGCTCCTGAAAGCGTATTCTCAGCATTTTCCCACCTCTTCTCCTGTGCCTCACAGCTTCCGGCTCAAATTCCGGCAACTGTTCGGACTACAGCTCTTTATCACCGATGTGACCCTTAAAGGCACATTCTCAAGAGGAATATCCGGCGTAAAAAATGATTGTGCGGACAGCATCATGAACAGCTCGCCGGAATTCCGCCTCAAACTCTCAGCCCTCGTTCCTGCTCTGACGAATTGCGAAGGGCAAATAGCGAAGGGCAAATAGAAAATGGCCCAGCCGAACCATCAGCATTTTTCCCATTCCACAATCTTTGCAATCGATTGTGATTGCATAATAGCATAGTGTCGATATTTTAGCAATCGATTTCATTTGTCGATATGCACAAATATACTCGATATTTATTGTATGTTTCTCATAGGTGTCATTTCTCGACATCCAGAGACTTGTCACAAACATGACGAGTGCTGCCGAAGCCTTCGGCATGAGGGAAGCAGTACCTCCTCAGGTGCTTTCCCGCTCCAGAATATTGGCGGAAAGCACATGCTTCTGGCTGCAAATCCCCTCCTCCATTCCCACTCTCAGCATCTCCGCGGCAATGACGCTGGAGTCGAACATCCGATTGTCCAATGTAGACAGCTTCGGGTTGCAGATCTCTCCATAGATGCTGTTGTCAATGCCAATCAGTGCCAGCTCCTCCGGGATCCTATAGCCGGAATCCAGTGCGGCGCGAACGCCTCCGACCGCAATAAGATCCACGGAATATACGATCCCGTCCGTCTCCGGATGCTCTGAAAGCAGTCTTCCGGTGGCGCGATAGCCCTCCTCCACCGAGCTCTCCGCCGCTTGGTAGAGAAGCGTCTCCGGATCCTCTCCATACTCCCTGCGCTTCTTCTGATAGCCCTGTATCTTCAGAAGATTGGAGGGAGACTGCTGATCCAGAAGGAAGGCAATGTTCCTTTTTCCCTTCCTGCGAAGCAGCTCCATGCAGCTCTCCACTCCCTTCTTCTCATCGATCACCACACCGGAGACATTGGGCAGCTCTATAAAGCCGTTTACCACCACCACCGGAATTGCAGAGAGATACTTCTTTATTCCCTGCCGTACCAGCTCTCCGGTGAATTTAGAGCCGATAAAGACCACCCCCTCCACCCGACGCTGCTCCACCAGACGGATGCACTCCAGCTTCTGCTGCTCCCCCATCCCTGCCCCCATAATGATCGAGCAGTAGCCGCGCCGCGTCAGCTCCTGCTCGATTACGAAGGCGCTCTCGATATGATGACTCACGCGAATGTCCTCAATCAGAATGCCGACCATTCGCGTTGACCGCTTCACAAGTCCCCGCGCTGCGGCATTCGGACTGTAATCATACTTCTCCAGCAGCGCCTGAATCCGCCGCCGCGTTTCTTCCTTGACCCCGGGCTTCGCATTCACTACGCGGGAAACCGTGCTTGCCGCCACACCCGCTTCTCTGGCAATATCATAAATCGTCATAATCCTACCCTTATCCTCACAGCAGCACTCTCTACCAAATTACCAAATTTTCTTTTTTGAAATCGATTGTTTTGGAAATATTACCATAACAAAAGGGAGATTTCCACAAAAATCCGTGAAAATCTCCCTTTCTGATAAAAGCCGCAGCCGTCCTGCCGAATCATTTGCTCTTCATCGAAACAAGATCAAATGACAGACGTTCCTGCACTCCGCAGTATTTATGCCTTCGGCCCTGCTGCTACCAGCGCCTTGCCTGCCTCGTTATTCTCATACTTCTTGAAATTCTTTACGAAACGCGCTGCGAGATCCTTCGCCTTTGCATCCCACTCGGAAGCGTCCGCATAGGTATCTCTCGGATCGAGGATCTCGGTCGCCACGCCCTCGAGCTCCGTCGGAACCTCGAAGTCGAAGTATGCGATCTTCTTCGTCGGAGCCTTATTGATCGCGCCGTTCAGGATCGCGTCAATGATGCCGCGGGTATCCTTGATGGAGATCCGCTTGCCGGTGCCGTTCCAGCCAGTATTTACAAGGTACGCCTTCGCGCCGCTCTTCTTCATCTTCTTCACGAGCTCCTGCGCGTACTTCGTCGGATGCAGCTCGAGGAATGCCTGTCCGAAGCATGCGGAGAAGGTCGGCGTCGGCTCCGTGATGCCGCGCTCCGTACCGGCGAGCTTTGCCGTGAAGCCGGAAAGGAAGTAGTACTGCGTCTGCTCCGGGGTAAGGATAGATACCGGCGGGAGCACACCGAACGCATCTGCGGAAAGGAAGATCACGTTCTTCGCATCCGGCCCGGAGGACACGCCGTTTACCTTGGAAGCGATCTTCTCGATATGGTCAATCGGATAGGATACACGGGTATTCTCGGTTACGGACTTATCATTGAAGTCGATCTTGCCGTTTCCGTCCACCGTAACATTCTCAAGCAGCGCATCCCTCCGGATCGCGCCGTAGATGTCCGGCTCCGATTCCTTGTCAAGATTGATTACCTTGGCATAGCAGCCGCCCTCGAAATTGAAGATGCCGTTATCATCCCAGCCGTGCTCGTCGTCGCCGATCAGCAGTCTCTTCGGATCGGTAGAGAGCGTCGTCTTTCCGGTTCCGGAAAGACCGAAGAAAATCGCGGTATTTTTGCCCTCCATATCGGTATTGGCAGAGCAGTGCATGGAAGCGATGCCCTTCAGCGGGAGGTAGTAGTTCATCATGGAAAAAATACCCTTCTTCATCTCTCCGCCGTACCAGGTATTCACGATAACCTGCTCGCGGCTGGTAATGTTGAAGAGTACCGCCGTCTCAGAGTTGAGCCCGAGCTCCTTATAGTTCTCTACCTTCGCCTTGGAAGCATTGTATACGACGAAATCCGGCTCGAAGCTCTCCAGCTCTTCCTTTGTCGGCTGAATGAACATATTGGTTACGAAATGCGCCTGCCATGCTACCTCGACAATGAAGCGTACTGCCATACGGGTATCGGCATTGGCACCGCAGAAGGCATCCACAACGAAGAGACGCTTGTTGGAAAGCTCCTTCTTCGCGATCTCCTTCACCGCATCCCATGCCTCCCTGGCAGCCGGGTG encodes:
- the pckA gene encoding phosphoenolpyruvate carboxykinase (ATP), which codes for MAKVDLTKYGITGTTEIVHNPSYDELFAEEMKKDLEGYEKGQETELGAVNVMTGIYTGRSPKDKYIVMDENSKDTVWWTSEEYKNDNHPAAREAWDAVKEIAKKELSNKRLFVVDAFCGANADTRMAVRFIVEVAWQAHFVTNMFIQPTKEELESFEPDFVVYNASKAKVENYKELGLNSETAVLFNITSREQVIVNTWYGGEMKKGIFSMMNYYLPLKGIASMHCSANTDMEGKNTAIFFGLSGTGKTTLSTDPKRLLIGDDEHGWDDNGIFNFEGGCYAKVINLDKESEPDIYGAIRRDALLENVTVDGNGKIDFNDKSVTENTRVSYPIDHIEKIASKVNGVSSGPDAKNVIFLSADAFGVLPPVSILTPEQTQYYFLSGFTAKLAGTERGITEPTPTFSACFGQAFLELHPTKYAQELVKKMKKSGAKAYLVNTGWNGTGKRISIKDTRGIIDAILNGAINKAPTKKIAYFDFEVPTELEGVATEILDPRDTYADASEWDAKAKDLAARFVKNFKKYENNEAGKALVAAGPKA